In Streptomyces sp. NBC_00448, the following are encoded in one genomic region:
- a CDS encoding TetR/AcrR family transcriptional regulator, translated as MAVRDDTGRPMRRDAARNHQLIVEAAREVLSEFGTDATMELIASRAGVGVGTVYRRFPNKEALVDELVHLILGELDEAATKALARGDGSGLEHFLRVLGQSYSDHRGYARELVGRAGIERGADRLRRLIDELRRQAQEHGHIGPDISLGDVLATAWALRGIIETTGAVAPHAWKRHLDIHLAGLRSAGPPSDRPAVSTADLVRISRSTS; from the coding sequence ATGGCGGTACGGGACGACACCGGCCGGCCGATGCGCCGGGACGCCGCGCGCAACCACCAGTTGATCGTCGAGGCCGCCCGCGAGGTCCTCTCCGAGTTCGGTACGGACGCGACCATGGAACTCATCGCGTCGCGTGCAGGAGTCGGCGTCGGCACGGTGTACCGCCGCTTCCCCAACAAGGAAGCGCTCGTGGACGAGTTGGTGCACCTCATCCTCGGCGAACTCGACGAGGCCGCCACGAAGGCGCTGGCCCGCGGCGACGGCAGCGGGCTGGAGCACTTCCTGCGCGTGCTCGGGCAGTCCTACAGCGACCACCGCGGCTACGCCCGCGAACTCGTCGGCCGCGCCGGCATCGAGCGCGGCGCCGACCGGCTGCGCCGGCTGATCGACGAACTCCGCCGGCAGGCGCAGGAACACGGGCACATCGGCCCCGACATCAGCCTCGGCGACGTCCTGGCGACCGCCTGGGCACTCCGGGGCATCATCGAGACGACCGGGGCGGTGGCTCCGCACGCCTGGAAGCGCCACCTGGACATTCACCTGGCCGGGCTGCGATCCGCCGGCCCGCCGAGCGACAGGCCCGCCGTCAGCACCGCCGATCTAGTGCGCATCAGCCGCAGTACGTCCTGA
- a CDS encoding MFS transporter, with translation MATTERRTHHQVTFAVLAAAVAAYALLQSLVTPVLGVIAVDLHTSQNTVTWVLTAYLLSASIFTPIMGRIGDMIGKERVFVATLVALSVGSLLAALATNVTVMIIARVIQGIGGGVLPLAFGIIRDEFPKEKLNGAVGAIASLSAVGAGLGIVLAGPIVNALDYHWLFWLPMILTVAAAVAAHFFVPESPVRTEGRISWLPGILLSAWLVALLVALSEAPDWGWGSAKVIGLIVAAAVLAVAWVMVEQRSASPLIDMGMMRRTAVWTNNLVALLIGVGMYAVFAFLPEFVQTPSSAGYGFGASITASGLMLLPSTVTMFFVGMWSGRLARLIGGKAVVVIGCLVGVASMAILAFAHQDKWEIFVATGVMGIGFGLAFAAMSSLIVNAVPPEQTGVASGMNANIRTIGGSIGAALMASIVTADTGAGGLPKEAGYTHGFAMLAGALVIATLAATLIPAARRGAGANDEPEHGELAMVAGGTVVGDKSE, from the coding sequence ATGGCCACGACGGAGCGGCGTACACATCATCAGGTCACATTCGCGGTGCTGGCGGCGGCCGTCGCCGCGTACGCGCTGCTCCAGTCGCTGGTGACACCGGTGCTGGGCGTCATCGCGGTGGACCTGCACACGAGTCAGAACACCGTCACCTGGGTGCTGACGGCGTATCTGCTCTCGGCGTCGATATTCACGCCGATCATGGGCCGCATCGGCGACATGATCGGCAAGGAGCGCGTGTTCGTGGCGACCCTGGTCGCCCTGTCCGTGGGATCGCTGCTGGCCGCGCTCGCCACCAACGTGACGGTGATGATCATCGCCCGGGTCATCCAGGGCATCGGCGGCGGCGTGCTCCCGCTGGCGTTCGGGATCATCCGCGACGAGTTCCCCAAGGAGAAGCTGAACGGCGCGGTCGGGGCGATCGCCTCGCTCAGCGCGGTCGGCGCGGGCCTGGGCATCGTGCTGGCCGGCCCGATCGTCAACGCCCTTGACTACCACTGGCTGTTCTGGCTGCCGATGATCCTCACCGTCGCCGCGGCGGTGGCGGCCCACTTCTTCGTGCCGGAGTCGCCGGTGCGCACGGAAGGCAGGATCAGCTGGCTGCCCGGCATCCTGCTGTCGGCGTGGCTGGTGGCCCTGCTGGTCGCGCTCAGCGAGGCACCGGACTGGGGCTGGGGCTCGGCCAAGGTGATCGGGCTGATCGTCGCCGCCGCCGTGCTCGCGGTCGCCTGGGTCATGGTGGAGCAGCGCTCGGCGTCCCCGCTGATCGACATGGGCATGATGCGGCGTACCGCGGTGTGGACCAACAACCTGGTCGCCCTGCTGATCGGCGTCGGGATGTACGCGGTCTTCGCGTTCCTGCCGGAGTTCGTCCAGACCCCGTCGAGCGCCGGCTACGGATTCGGCGCGAGCATCACCGCGTCGGGTCTGATGCTGCTCCCCTCGACCGTCACGATGTTCTTCGTCGGCATGTGGTCCGGCCGGCTCGCCCGGCTGATCGGCGGCAAGGCCGTCGTCGTGATCGGCTGCCTGGTCGGCGTCGCCTCGATGGCCATCCTCGCCTTCGCCCACCAGGACAAGTGGGAGATCTTCGTCGCCACCGGCGTCATGGGCATCGGCTTCGGCCTGGCCTTCGCGGCCATGTCCAGCCTGATCGTCAACGCGGTGCCGCCGGAGCAGACCGGCGTCGCCAGCGGCATGAACGCCAACATCCGCACCATCGGAGGCTCGATCGGTGCCGCCTTGATGGCCAGCATCGTCACCGCCGACACCGGTGCCGGCGGCCTGCCCAAGGAGGCCGGCTACACCCACGGGTTCGCCATGCTGGCCGGCGCCCTGGTCATCGCGACGCTCGCGGCGACCCTCATCCCCGCCGCGCGGCGCGGCGCGGGCGCGAACGACGAGCCGGAGCACGGCGAGTTGGCCATGGTGGCGGGCGGGACGGTCGTCGGCGACAAGTCGGAGTGA
- a CDS encoding DUF6215 domain-containing protein codes for MTDEKDAPAKGAGAWGQAVTAVVLVGVLAVGLWTVQKTSSSHGESASAPATCPGGRSATASTGAAEEGAKDGAKDGAKGSANGGAKKAAKAPRQASGLQLCEALNRPDLADLLGAPGETAKTASGSDGAFTSPGGHETATPSARVEFGTYTVNLAASYDRMPVTEYASLLGDGDDARRQTVLGRTAVLYADRTLSISFRLDGSDSDSRPGVPARSLAVALDAKDSGGSFEFTLWRTDGGAADDAALLSVAQKVLPTIPGWTAEG; via the coding sequence ATGACGGACGAGAAGGACGCGCCCGCGAAGGGCGCGGGCGCGTGGGGGCAGGCCGTGACGGCCGTGGTACTGGTGGGGGTGCTCGCGGTGGGTCTGTGGACCGTTCAGAAGACGTCGTCGTCGCACGGCGAGAGCGCCTCGGCGCCGGCCACCTGCCCGGGCGGGCGGTCCGCGACGGCGTCGACGGGGGCCGCGGAGGAGGGCGCCAAGGACGGCGCCAAGGACGGCGCGAAGGGCAGCGCGAACGGTGGCGCGAAGAAGGCGGCGAAGGCGCCCCGACAAGCCTCCGGGCTGCAACTGTGCGAGGCGCTGAACCGTCCCGACCTCGCCGACCTCCTGGGCGCTCCGGGCGAGACGGCGAAGACCGCGAGCGGCAGCGACGGCGCCTTCACGTCTCCCGGCGGCCACGAGACCGCCACTCCCTCGGCCCGCGTGGAGTTCGGCACCTACACCGTGAACCTGGCGGCCAGTTACGACCGTATGCCGGTGACCGAGTACGCGTCCCTGCTCGGGGACGGCGACGACGCGCGGCGGCAGACGGTGCTGGGCCGCACCGCGGTCCTGTACGCGGACCGCACCCTCAGCATCAGCTTCCGGCTCGACGGGAGCGACTCCGACAGCCGCCCCGGCGTCCCGGCGCGTTCCCTCGCCGTGGCCCTGGACGCGAAGGACAGCGGCGGCTCGTTCGAGTTCACCCTGTGGCGCACGGACGGCGGGGCGGCGGACGACGCGGCGCTGCTGAGCGTCGCGCAGAAGGTGCTGCCCACCATCCCGGGGTGGACCGCCGAGGGCTGA
- a CDS encoding helix-turn-helix domain-containing protein, with translation MLTTVLDTAHLPPSDRAAAWVETTEQALMATRIDFLSPDRIRARIRTMALGPVQLSVMSYSPLNSRRTPRLIRQCDPEQYQLALTLTGQQSIEQARAYAALGPDDLLLYDSSRPFSATAGPDPAGARALLLQFPRRLLPLPERAVAPLCGQALPGRTGVGRLLCQMLTGLTDAHADLTYPDSARLGSTALDLTAALLAHHADRPALLPAESRQRELFERISDFITAHLHDPGLTPGTLASAHFISTRYLHRIFQLHGSTVGDVIRQQRLARCRRDLADPAQRAVPIGAIGARWGYPRPSDFTRAFRSATGMSPSEYRALCAPMITS, from the coding sequence ATGCTCACCACCGTGCTGGACACCGCCCACCTCCCACCCTCCGACCGGGCGGCGGCCTGGGTGGAGACCACGGAACAGGCCCTCATGGCCACCCGTATCGACTTCCTCTCGCCCGACCGGATCAGAGCCCGAATCCGGACCATGGCCCTCGGGCCGGTGCAACTGTCGGTGATGTCGTACTCGCCGCTCAACTCCCGGCGCACACCGCGGCTCATCCGGCAGTGCGACCCCGAGCAGTACCAGCTCGCGCTGACCCTCACCGGACAGCAGAGCATCGAACAGGCCCGGGCGTACGCCGCGCTCGGCCCCGACGACCTGCTGCTGTACGACAGTTCACGGCCGTTCAGCGCCACCGCGGGTCCGGACCCGGCGGGGGCCAGGGCGTTGCTGCTGCAGTTCCCCCGGCGCCTTCTGCCGCTGCCGGAGCGGGCCGTCGCGCCGCTGTGCGGACAGGCGCTTCCGGGGCGAACGGGCGTCGGGCGGCTGCTGTGCCAGATGCTGACCGGGCTCACCGACGCGCACGCCGATCTCACGTATCCGGACAGCGCGCGGCTCGGCAGCACCGCGCTCGATCTCACGGCGGCTCTGCTGGCCCACCACGCGGACCGGCCGGCCCTGCTTCCGGCCGAGTCGCGGCAGCGCGAACTGTTCGAGCGGATCAGCGACTTCATCACCGCCCACCTGCACGATCCGGGGCTGACGCCGGGCACCCTCGCATCGGCGCACTTCATCTCCACGCGCTATCTGCACCGCATCTTCCAGTTGCACGGCAGCACCGTCGGCGACGTCATCCGTCAGCAGCGCCTCGCCCGCTGCCGCCGGGATCTGGCCGACCCCGCCCAACGCGCGGTCCCCATCGGCGCGATCGGGGCACGCTGGGGATACCCGAGGCCCTCCGACTTCACCCGCGCCTTCCGTTCCGCCACGGGCATGTCGCCCAGCGAGTACCGCGCCTTGTGCGCCCCGATGATCACGAGTTAG
- a CDS encoding GNAT family N-acetyltransferase, whose product MSFHITALTDPAQGSHSRRLAWLASDADSIPVGTAFLRLSTDPGQKHLAELTLGVHPVERRAGVGSGLLETAVAAARDDTRRCVIAQAEAGSPGDRFLPARGFRKVLTLRFARLPLADVDDAALAAVVAHPHPGYRLASWHGTVPDHLAPTFAASRRAMDDMPMDDTDYGTMTWDVDRVRAVAKAVADRGDHLHTVVALDTRDDSIAGFTELVVPGGGSGDGQHYGTAVLPEHRGHGLGRWMKAESIRQARAEHPDLGGLLTDTADSNTPMRRVNDSLGYTPTHTTLQYQLDL is encoded by the coding sequence TTGTCGTTTCACATCACCGCACTGACCGACCCCGCGCAGGGGTCGCACAGCCGACGTCTCGCCTGGCTGGCGTCCGACGCCGACTCCATCCCCGTCGGCACGGCCTTCCTGCGGCTGTCCACCGATCCCGGGCAGAAGCACCTGGCCGAACTGACCCTCGGCGTCCACCCCGTGGAGCGGCGCGCGGGCGTCGGTTCGGGGCTCCTGGAGACCGCCGTGGCCGCCGCCCGGGACGACACCAGACGCTGCGTCATCGCGCAGGCCGAGGCCGGGTCACCCGGCGATCGCTTCCTGCCGGCCCGCGGCTTCCGCAAAGTCCTGACCCTGCGCTTCGCCCGCCTGCCGCTGGCCGACGTGGACGACGCCGCCCTCGCCGCGGTCGTCGCGCACCCGCACCCCGGCTACCGGCTGGCGTCGTGGCACGGCACCGTCCCCGACCACCTCGCCCCGACCTTCGCCGCCTCACGCCGGGCCATGGACGACATGCCCATGGACGACACCGACTACGGCACCATGACCTGGGACGTGGACCGGGTGCGGGCCGTGGCGAAGGCCGTCGCGGATCGCGGCGACCACCTGCACACCGTCGTCGCCCTCGACACCCGCGACGACTCGATCGCCGGCTTCACCGAACTCGTCGTCCCCGGCGGCGGATCGGGTGACGGGCAGCACTACGGCACCGCGGTGCTGCCCGAGCACCGCGGGCACGGCCTCGGCCGCTGGATGAAGGCCGAGTCGATCCGCCAGGCCCGCGCGGAACACCCCGACCTCGGCGGCCTCCTGACCGACACCGCCGACAGCAACACCCCCATGCGACGCGTCAACGACAGCCTCGGCTACACGCCCACCCACACGACGCTCCAGTACCAACTCGACCTGTAG
- a CDS encoding winged helix-turn-helix domain-containing protein produces the protein MLDELIHSPVRLSIMATLAAAEEADFRFLRESLEISDSLLSKHAAQLEASGYIRVTKGFVDKRASTWYSLTEDGRTAFARYRRTLADILGGPAADDAKPDTRPHS, from the coding sequence ATGCTCGACGAACTGATCCACTCGCCGGTGCGGCTGTCCATCATGGCCACGCTGGCAGCCGCGGAAGAGGCCGACTTCCGCTTTCTGCGCGAGTCGTTGGAGATCAGCGACTCGCTGCTGTCCAAGCACGCTGCGCAGTTGGAGGCGTCGGGATACATCCGGGTCACCAAGGGCTTCGTGGACAAGCGCGCGAGTACCTGGTACTCCCTGACCGAGGACGGCAGGACCGCCTTCGCGCGCTACCGGCGCACCCTCGCCGACATCCTCGGCGGCCCGGCAGCGGACGACGCGAAGCCGGACACCCGGCCACACTCCTGA
- a CDS encoding DUF4232 domain-containing protein → MRTTSSQSRRKAAGRHPLARTAPFAAAAVAVLALGAAGCGNSGKVSDTSARSTSPTASPAGGSGAAAPSGSAAPGSTAGTVVPRSAVPGASAPQSTAAQPEAAGSRCTVTDLTMRLGRGDPGAGQVYYPLRFTNTSSRTCVLDGFPGVSLIRGDGSTIGKPAGRQGPRGAAVGLKPGASVEADLHTLNQGVDGDSCWRRPTLLKAYPPGSKDAMTLATGDPVVCGGTFDVGSVH, encoded by the coding sequence ATGCGTACCACGTCATCGCAGAGCCGAAGGAAGGCCGCCGGACGGCACCCCCTGGCGCGTACGGCCCCGTTCGCCGCGGCGGCCGTCGCGGTGCTGGCGCTCGGCGCGGCCGGGTGCGGCAACAGCGGCAAGGTGTCGGACACGTCCGCGCGGTCGACGTCGCCGACGGCGAGCCCGGCGGGCGGTTCCGGCGCCGCGGCCCCGAGCGGCAGCGCGGCGCCCGGATCGACGGCGGGGACGGTCGTACCGCGGTCCGCCGTACCGGGGGCGTCCGCGCCGCAGTCCACGGCCGCGCAGCCCGAGGCGGCCGGCAGCCGATGCACCGTCACCGACCTGACCATGCGGCTCGGCCGCGGCGACCCGGGTGCGGGCCAGGTGTACTATCCCCTGCGATTCACGAACACCTCTTCACGCACCTGCGTCCTCGACGGCTTCCCGGGGGTGTCGCTGATCCGCGGCGACGGCAGCACGATAGGGAAGCCCGCCGGCCGGCAGGGGCCGCGGGGCGCCGCGGTCGGCCTCAAGCCGGGCGCGAGTGTCGAGGCGGACCTGCACACGCTCAACCAGGGGGTCGACGGTGACAGTTGCTGGCGCAGACCGACCCTGCTCAAGGCGTACCCGCCCGGGTCGAAGGACGCCATGACCCTGGCCACGGGTGATCCCGTGGTCTGCGGCGGCACGTTCGACGTGGGGAGCGTCCACTGA